ATACCCCAACCTGTTCCGGTGAAAGAGCGGGTCATCATAACCGGCAACTGGGAGGTAACATTCGATCCGGTTTTTGGAGGTCCGCATGCCGTAGTAAGCATGCCGGTGCTGAAAAGCTGGGATGCCTTTGATGCGCCGGCTATCAAATATTATTCCGGAACGGCCATATATAAGAATCAATTTGACTGGAAGGAAGAGGTGACCGGTAAACCCGTTTGGCTGGAGCTGGATAGCCTGTATAACCTGGCCACCATAACCGTAAACGGAGTGAATTGTGGTACCATCTGGACCTATCCGCTCCGGATGGATATTTCAAAAGCGCTTAAAAAAGGAACCAATATGCTGGAAATAGCCGTTACCAATACCTGGGCCAACCGGCTGATTGGCGACCAGCAATTGCCGGAGGCAAAGCGGCTTACCTGGACCACCGCACCCTTCCGGCTGCAGGGAAAACCTTTGCTGCCAGCAGGTTTGAAAGGGGAAGTACGGATTGTGCAATAACGGGAATGGCGAAGCTGTAATCAAATCGTGTCCATCCGATGCATCCCCGGAACATCGTTATCGTTTGGGGCGTATGAATTCTTTGTAGCGATCGTTGATATAGACGATCATATCGGTATGGTCCAGGCTGCGGGCTAGTTTGTAGGAAGGACGGTACTGGTACATAAACTGGCGTAGTGAATCATTTTTTAAACCGGTAAGCTTGCCAACCCAAACCGGGGAAAAAACATAGTCGATATAAGCCTCTTCCTCATTTTTGAGCAGCTGCTTTCTGAATTTTCGTTGTTCGCGCGACTTTTTGGAGAAATGACTGATAGGACTTACTGAGATACCTACTCCGTCCGGGGGGCGGTTTCCCCCGGTAATCCCTGGCCCCTTTTCAAAGTACCGGCTGTACTCATTTCTCCGCCTTAGCGAGTCCAGCTGGTAATTGCTGGTTACGGTTACATTTTTTAGCGTGTACGGGTCTTCTTTAAGTCCTACATCGTAGCCGGTTTTTAACAGTTGTTCCTCTACTTTCACCGTATCGCTCGTGAGGCCCGTAAAGGAGAATACAACAATGTCTTTATTCCGGGCTTCAATCACATAGGTGCCGGCAGGCGTAGCAAGGATGGTTTTACCGGTGGTAAGATTGGTGACGGACGCCCCGGGCACCGGTGTATCATTCGAATACATGAAAATATTTCCCCGCAGAAAGGTTTGGCTAAAACTCGTCGCCGGAAGCGTCAGCAGGATGAGTGATAATATTAAAAGTCTGGATAACATGCAGATTAAAATTAAGCAGGCTTTTTCGTTCGTGGCCTGTAGTATGTCCAATGTTTTGTTAAAAGCCCTTAGCGGCCGCGCGTAACGATTACCGGGTTTTGCTGTAATCTGCGGCATTGAAGGTATAGGTTTTAAGCACGTCTCCTGAGCTTTCTTTCGTTACCGACCACAAGGATTCATTGAAAATATTGGAAGGATCTTTTCCGCAATCGGGGATCGGTTTACCGGAAGGCGTCGCGTTGCAATTGACATCTGTTTTTTGCCGGTCTCCAATGGTTATACGCGCCATGTTGAGAACGGGTGGCGAAAGATGCGGCGCACAATCCTTCAGGCAGATGGTTTCAACAACCTGGGTACTCGAATTGGCATCTACGATGATCTTTTCGCCCGAGAAAAGAATGGTGGTATCGCCTTTGGGACTGATCCGCGCTGTAAAATATTGTATGGTGACGGGTTCCGGAAGCGGGTTTTCGAAAATGGTAGTGCGGGTGTAGCCGTCAGGCGTAGAATCGCCGTTCTTCTGGCAACCGGCCATGGTTCCGGCAATACCAAGAGCAAGCAGTAATCCTATGTACCTGAAACCATTCATTTCCTGTTTTTAACAAAAGACGTATTGGCATCAAGAAATATAACAGGTAGCATTCAATCATAGCAATATAACAGCACCCGGCGGCCTGAAATCCGATAACCTACCGTCTGATACAAATTTCCGAAAAATTAAACTAATTTGGCCGGAAATTTTCAAGCATATTATCATGTTGTTGTTTATGAAGAAATATTTACTATTGACCGGGTTTCTGTATGTGGGGATAGGATTGACGGCCCAGGAAAAAAAAGTAGTCACCACAGCTGATTATGACCGGGCAGTACGCGCGATGAGTGGAGGCAGCGCTGCAAAAGCGTACAATAGCCAGGCCGTAAATCCTCAATGGCTGCCTGACGGAAAGCTTTGGTACCAGGAGCCCTCAACCAAACAGTATGTGATCATCGATCCTGCGGTTAAGAAAGGAGGGCAGGTAATCACTGGTCAATCTCCGGATGCGGGAAAGCCGGCGGCCAGAAGAAAAGCTGCTGCCCCGGGTGTGGTATCGCCCGACGGAAAGAAAGAAGTATATATAAAAAGCTGGAACCTTTGGGTAAAAGACCTTGCCTCTGGTAAAGAGCAGCCGTTGACAACGGATGGCGTAAAGGATTTTGGGTATGCTACCGATAATGCCGGGTGGACGCATTCAGACCGGCCGATTGTTTTGTGGTCGCCGGATAGTAAGAAGATTGCCACTTTTCAGCAGGACCAGCGCCATGTGAAGGATATGTACCTGGTGCGCACTAAAGTAGGGGCACCGGAGCTGGAACAGTGGAAGTATCCGCTACCGGGTGATAGCGCCATTATAAAAATACACCGTCTGGTAATTGACGTGGAAACAGCCGCTGCAACGCGGTTTAAAATGCCGCCGGATGATCGTCGCGGAACGCTTTGTGATGATATTGCCTGCGACGGAAGTTTTGGCGATAACGAATGGAGCACCGATGGGAGGCAACTGGCCTTTGTATCGGTAAGCAGGGATCATAAAATAGCGCAGTTCCGGATTGCAGATATCGGTTCCGGGGCCGTGCGTACGGTATTTGAGGAAAAGGTGCCCACCCAGTATGAATCGGGCCAGGGCATGGCGAACTGGAAATTTCTGCCGGAAACCAATGAAGCCATCTGGTATTCGGAACGGAGCGGATGGGGACATCTTTACCTGTACGACCTTGCAACCGGCGGAGTGAAACAACAAATTACCAGGGGCGATTTTGTGGTAACAAAAATGCTGGAAGTAGATACAAAGAAGCGGCAGCTCCTTTTTGAAGCCAAAGGAAAAGAGCCGGGAGAAAATCCGTATTTCAGTCATTTTTACAGAACAGATTTTAGCGGCAAAGCGGTGGTTGCGCTGACACCTGAGCCGGGAAATCATGCAATTACCCTTTCGCCGGATAAAAAATATTTCATCGATAAATATTCCACACCGGTTATACCACCAGTGACAAAGCTGAAAGATCTGTCGGGGAAAACCATCCGGGAACTGGGAACAATGGATCTCGCAAAACTGAAACAGGCAGGCTGGCTGGCACCGGAGGTCTTTACCGTAAAATCGGCCAACCAGCAGTTTGACCTTTATGGGTTGCTCTATAAACCGGGGAACCTGGATCCTTCAATGAAATATCCTGTTGTGGTATATATTTACCCCGGACCACAGGGTGGCAGCGTTGGCAGCTGGTCCTTTAATGCGGCTTCCGGAGATTTTCAGGCCCTGGCGGAACTGGGATTTATTGTAGTGCGGCTGGAAGGCAGTTGTAATCCCAACCGTTCCAAAGCCTTTCATGATGCCTGTTATGGCCATATGGGAGAAAATACCTTGCCCGATCAGATCGCGGGCCTGCGGCAACTGGCGGCCAAAAACGGCTTTATGGATCTGGATCGCGTGGGCATATGGGGACATTCTGGTGGTGGTTTTGCAACGGCGTCGGCAATGTTTAAATATCCCGAGATCTTTAAAGTGGGGATTGCTGAATCCGGGAATCATGATAACCGGAATTACGAGGACGACTGGGGCGAACGGTATATCGGTTTGCTGGAAGGCGATAATTATGAAAAACAGGCCAACCAGCTTTATGCAAAAAACCTGCAGGGAAAACTCATGCTGGTAACCGGTGGCATGGATGATAATGTGCCTCCCTATAATACCTACCTGGTGGCTGATGCGTTGATCAAGGCGAATAAATCCTTCGACCTTGTGGTAATCCCCAATGCAAGGCATGGTTACGGAACGGACGCTTATTATATGATGCGGCGCCGCTGGGATTATTTCGTGGAGCACCTGCTGGGAGCCACACCACCAAAAGACTATAAGATCAATACACAATAAATAAAAAACGGTCCGGGCAAATACGGACCGTTTTTTTGTTGGAAAAATCCGGAGCTCTAACGTTCCTTCATCTGGATGTTTGTTTCCACGGTGGCTTCCATTGGAACGTCCATTCCCTGCACCTTCATCGTGCCTTTAAGTTGCTGAACCAGGGTAGAGGTGTCGGTGATGCCGGTTACATTGTCCATCGAGATGGTGCCGCTAACCGTACCATCCAGGTTTATTTCCACTTCCATGCCTTGCTGCTCCATTTTTGTAACGCCCCCGGTGCCGACCTTACCATCGATGCTGATCAGGCTTTTACCTCCTTCAATTTTTTTGAGGGTGTAAAGATTGTGCATGGTCAGTTTGTACGGTTTTTCGAGTTGGATGGCAGATGTCCAGGTGCTTCCGGCTGATACCGCTTCTCCGGGGTACATTTTGAATCCCTGTTCCAGTAAGCTTTTTATAGTGGCTTCAGAGAATAATTCAGCTACCATTGCCTGGGATTCCTTATTGGAGCCAAGCGCATCTGTTACCAGTTCCCAGCCTTCCATCTTTTTTACAGAACCATCAGCGGCAACGAAGGCTTTAACTTTTTTGCCACGGATCGAGCGCAATGCTTTGTTGGCGGCATTGGCGGTATCCGGACTTTCACTATCGATATGCATTTCCTGCCCTGCGAAACTGATATCCGTTTTTACCGGGCCATAGGTAAGGGTCAGTGCCTTTTCAGCACCCGCATCTGCTATTTCATAGCGCATGTTGGAAATAGTACTAAAGTCCATGTTCATTACCTGACCCATAAACGTTTGTTTCATGCGGAGGCTATTGGTATTGATTACATCATACCGGCTCCCATTTGCAGGATTGAATTTCAGTGAAACGGTTTGAGCATGCAACAGGGAAACCGCCGATGCGGCAACCGCGAAGAGTGCGAGGGTAATTTTTTTCATGATGATGTTTTAGGTGTGGATGATTTACAGGGTAGCGATCAGCTTTTGATTGTTACGCACATAATCATCGTTGTTGTTTTCTTTGGCCAGCTGCATAGATGTCTCTGCTGCGGCACGTGCTTCTTTGTTCCGTCCGGCTTTTGCCAGGGCCCTTGCATACTGGTACTGGATCCAGTAAGCCTTGGGTTGGGCTGCTGCTGCTTTTGCAAACCATTCGATCGCCTTGTTCAGGTCCTTGTTGTTTTCCAGGTAATAAGTGGCTGCCTGGAAATAGGCGGGCTTATCGGATTGCATGGATGCATCAATAGATGCCATAATCCGCGCGTCGATAACGGTTTTTACCGGAACGGGCACCAGTACATTACCCCAGGAAAGCTGTAATTCCGCTGTTGTGGGTGTAATATTTGCCAGCTGGATGGTAAATGTTTCCGTACTGCTTTTTGTAGTTACCGGAACCACCGCTATCCTTACCACATCGTCTGATGCTTTATACGCGGTAGGATCACTGGTTACATCGGTTTGTTTTGTAAGAATAACCGTCCAGGATTTACGATCGGGGATCGTAAGCAATCCGTATTTGCCGGCAGGAATGGTTTTGCCTCCGATCATAACCTCATCGCTGATGGTTAGGGTAGTGGCACCGTTGGCCCCCGTGCGCCAGAGTTTTCCTGCAGGAGCGAGATCGGTGTACAGCTGGCGGCCCTTTAGACTGGGGCGGCTGTAAGACCATTCAATGGAGCCCAGCCCGAAATCCTGTTTAATGGTTTGCGCGGGGCTGGCCGCCGGGACTTTTACCTGCGCCTGTGCCGAAAATAAGGCTCCTGCCAAAAGAAAAGATAAAAAGATACGTTTCATTGATGATTGTTTTTGGTACTTGCGAAAATAGAAGAATATTATAAGTTGCCCTTGCTTATTTAGTCAGCATCCGGGAAAATTTTTTGCCGGACGGAACCGGGGTCTTCTCTTTGATCGTTGCCGGTTGACGGAAACCAGCTAATGACCCGATTTACCGTTCAGCAAACTGCGATCTGGTTATCAGGGATCTGCAGAAAAAACTTAAAGGCATCTTTAATACAAGGTGCTTGATCCGGCATCCTGCAACCTAACAATTTTCAGCTGCTTTTGTTGAAAAGCGGGTGAAACTGGTCCAGTGTTTTGCGGAGAAATTCCCGGTCCAGGTGGGTGTAAATTTCGGTGGTGGTGATACTCTCATGCCCTAGCATTTCCTGCACGGCACGGAGGTTGGCTCCGCCCTCGATCAGGTGTGTAGCAAAAGAATGACGAAAGGTGTGCGGTGAAATGGTTTTTTGAATCTGAGCTTTTGTGGCAAGGGCTTTTATCACCAGGAAGATCATTACCCGGGTAAGCAGTGTACCGCGCTTGTTTAAAAAAACAAAATCCTCATTGCCCGGTTTTACGGTCAGTTGCGGCCGGATTTCCTGCAGGTATATTTTTATATGTTTGATGGCTGTGCCTCCGATTGGTACCAGCCGCTCTTTATCGCCTTTGCCAATCACCCGGATATATCCTACATCGAGGTAGAGTTGTGAAATCCTTAGCTGTACTACTTCACTCACCCGTAACCCGCAGCTATACATTGTTTCTATGATTGCTTTATTACGGGTACCTTCGGGCTTGCTCAGATCAATGGCGGAAAGGATCTGTTCAATTTCTTCAAAGCTCAGCACATCCGGAAGCGTACGCCGGGTTTTAGG
The sequence above is a segment of the Niabella agricola genome. Coding sequences within it:
- a CDS encoding S9 family peptidase, whose amino-acid sequence is MKKYLLLTGFLYVGIGLTAQEKKVVTTADYDRAVRAMSGGSAAKAYNSQAVNPQWLPDGKLWYQEPSTKQYVIIDPAVKKGGQVITGQSPDAGKPAARRKAAAPGVVSPDGKKEVYIKSWNLWVKDLASGKEQPLTTDGVKDFGYATDNAGWTHSDRPIVLWSPDSKKIATFQQDQRHVKDMYLVRTKVGAPELEQWKYPLPGDSAIIKIHRLVIDVETAAATRFKMPPDDRRGTLCDDIACDGSFGDNEWSTDGRQLAFVSVSRDHKIAQFRIADIGSGAVRTVFEEKVPTQYESGQGMANWKFLPETNEAIWYSERSGWGHLYLYDLATGGVKQQITRGDFVVTKMLEVDTKKRQLLFEAKGKEPGENPYFSHFYRTDFSGKAVVALTPEPGNHAITLSPDKKYFIDKYSTPVIPPVTKLKDLSGKTIRELGTMDLAKLKQAGWLAPEVFTVKSANQQFDLYGLLYKPGNLDPSMKYPVVVYIYPGPQGGSVGSWSFNAASGDFQALAELGFIVVRLEGSCNPNRSKAFHDACYGHMGENTLPDQIAGLRQLAAKNGFMDLDRVGIWGHSGGGFATASAMFKYPEIFKVGIAESGNHDNRNYEDDWGERYIGLLEGDNYEKQANQLYAKNLQGKLMLVTGGMDDNVPPYNTYLVADALIKANKSFDLVVIPNARHGYGTDAYYMMRRRWDYFVEHLLGATPPKDYKINTQ
- a CDS encoding DUF6263 family protein → MKKITLALFAVAASAVSLLHAQTVSLKFNPANGSRYDVINTNSLRMKQTFMGQVMNMDFSTISNMRYEIADAGAEKALTLTYGPVKTDISFAGQEMHIDSESPDTANAANKALRSIRGKKVKAFVAADGSVKKMEGWELVTDALGSNKESQAMVAELFSEATIKSLLEQGFKMYPGEAVSAGSTWTSAIQLEKPYKLTMHNLYTLKKIEGGKSLISIDGKVGTGGVTKMEQQGMEVEINLDGTVSGTISMDNVTGITDTSTLVQQLKGTMKVQGMDVPMEATVETNIQMKER
- a CDS encoding DUF2911 domain-containing protein, whose product is MKRIFLSFLLAGALFSAQAQVKVPAASPAQTIKQDFGLGSIEWSYSRPSLKGRQLYTDLAPAGKLWRTGANGATTLTISDEVMIGGKTIPAGKYGLLTIPDRKSWTVILTKQTDVTSDPTAYKASDDVVRIAVVPVTTKSSTETFTIQLANITPTTAELQLSWGNVLVPVPVKTVIDARIMASIDASMQSDKPAYFQAATYYLENNKDLNKAIEWFAKAAAAQPKAYWIQYQYARALAKAGRNKEARAAAETSMQLAKENNNDDYVRNNQKLIATL
- the xerD gene encoding site-specific tyrosine recombinase XerD: MWESYKKSFQAYLKLEKSLSGNSTEAYLRDIDKLTDYLQLQSLALAPADITLKHLQSFLAWIAELGMQPTTQARVISGIRAFYRFCLLENIVQQDPTLLVEAPKTRRTLPDVLSFEEIEQILSAIDLSKPEGTRNKAIIETMYSCGLRVSEVVQLRISQLYLDVGYIRVIGKGDKERLVPIGGTAIKHIKIYLQEIRPQLTVKPGNEDFVFLNKRGTLLTRVMIFLVIKALATKAQIQKTISPHTFRHSFATHLIEGGANLRAVQEMLGHESITTTEIYTHLDREFLRKTLDQFHPLFNKSS